One genomic window of Streptomyces sp. NBC_01498 includes the following:
- the greA gene encoding transcription elongation factor GreA: MTQTSENVTWLTQAAYNQLKAELDYLSGPARVEIAQKIEAAREEGDLKENGGYHAAKEEQGKQELRVRQLTQLLQNAKVGEAPADNGIVEPGMVVTIAFDGDEDDTLTFLMASREYASSDIETYSPQSPLGTGVNGKKVGDEAEYELPNGKKASVKILAAKPYQG; the protein is encoded by the coding sequence GTGACCCAGACCAGCGAGAACGTCACCTGGCTCACCCAGGCGGCGTACAACCAGCTCAAGGCCGAGCTGGACTACCTGTCTGGTCCCGCGCGCGTCGAGATCGCCCAGAAGATCGAGGCCGCCCGCGAGGAGGGGGACCTGAAGGAGAACGGCGGGTATCACGCGGCCAAGGAGGAGCAGGGCAAGCAGGAGCTGCGGGTGCGCCAGCTCACCCAGCTCCTCCAGAACGCCAAGGTGGGCGAGGCTCCGGCCGACAACGGGATCGTCGAGCCGGGCATGGTCGTGACCATCGCCTTCGACGGCGACGAGGACGACACCCTGACGTTCCTGATGGCCTCGCGGGAGTACGCGAGCAGCGACATCGAGACGTACTCGCCGCAGTCGCCGCTGGGTACGGGTGTGAACGGCAAGAAGGTCGGCGACGAGGCGGAGTACGAACTGCCGAACGGCAAGAAGGCGTCCGTGAAGATCCTGGCCGCCAAGCCGTACCAGGGCTGA
- the ilvA gene encoding threonine ammonia-lyase: MTFGTSRSSGSFTSASPYRSVPAPILDDIRGARKMLAGVARTTALEGSRHLTGLVGAPVLLKCENLQRTGSFKLRGAYVRIAGLSPEERAAGVVAASAGNHAQGVALASTLLGVRSTVFMPVAAPLPKVAATREYGAEVRLHGQVVDETLAAAQEYARETGAVFIHPFDHPDIIAGQGTVGLEILEQCPEVRTILVGLGGGGLAAGIALAVKAVRPDVRVVGVQAAGAAAYPPSLRAGHPTSVHEPSTMADGIKVGRPGEITFPMIRDLVDEVRTVSEDELAGALLLCLERAKLVVEPAGASPVAALLSTPRDFRGPVVAVLSGGNVDPLLMQRILRHGMAASGRYLGLRVRITDRPGALATLLGVLSVADANVLDVSHVRTDPRLGLTEADVELHLETKGPEHCRDVATALREAGYPILD, translated from the coding sequence ATGACCTTCGGTACGTCTCGTTCCTCCGGATCATTCACCTCCGCCTCCCCGTACCGCTCCGTGCCCGCCCCGATCCTCGACGACATCCGCGGCGCCCGGAAGATGCTCGCCGGTGTGGCCCGGACGACCGCGCTGGAGGGCAGCCGGCATCTGACAGGTCTGGTCGGCGCCCCGGTCCTGCTCAAGTGCGAGAACCTCCAGCGGACCGGATCGTTCAAGCTGCGCGGCGCGTACGTGCGGATCGCCGGGCTCTCCCCGGAGGAGCGCGCGGCCGGGGTCGTCGCCGCCAGCGCGGGCAACCACGCGCAGGGCGTCGCGCTCGCCTCCACCCTCCTGGGTGTCCGCTCCACCGTGTTCATGCCGGTCGCGGCGCCACTGCCGAAGGTCGCCGCCACCCGCGAGTACGGCGCCGAGGTACGGCTGCACGGCCAGGTCGTGGACGAGACCCTGGCCGCCGCGCAGGAGTACGCGCGGGAGACCGGCGCGGTCTTCATCCATCCCTTCGACCACCCGGACATCATCGCGGGACAGGGCACGGTGGGCCTGGAGATCCTGGAGCAGTGCCCCGAGGTGAGGACGATCCTCGTCGGTCTCGGCGGCGGTGGTCTCGCCGCGGGCATCGCCCTCGCGGTCAAGGCGGTACGGCCGGACGTCCGGGTCGTCGGCGTCCAGGCGGCGGGCGCCGCCGCGTACCCGCCCTCGCTGCGCGCCGGCCACCCGACCTCCGTCCACGAGCCGAGCACCATGGCGGACGGCATCAAGGTGGGGCGGCCGGGCGAGATCACGTTCCCGATGATCCGGGACCTGGTGGACGAGGTGCGTACGGTCTCCGAGGACGAGCTGGCCGGGGCGCTGCTGCTCTGTCTGGAGCGGGCGAAGCTGGTCGTGGAGCCGGCCGGGGCGAGCCCGGTCGCCGCGCTGCTGAGCACCCCGCGCGATTTCCGCGGGCCGGTGGTCGCCGTCCTGTCGGGCGGCAACGTGGACCCGCTGCTGATGCAGCGCATCCTGCGGCACGGGATGGCGGCGTCGGGGCGGTACCTGGGGCTGCGGGTACGGATCACCGACCGGCCGGGGGCGCTCGCGACGCTGCTCGGGGTGCTGTCGGTGGCCGACGCGAACGTGCTGGACGTGAGCCACGTACGGACCGACCCCCGGCTCGGCCTGACGGAGGCGGACGTGGAACTGCATCTGGAGACCAAGGGCCCGGAGCACTGCCGGGACGTCGCGACGGCACTGCGTGAGGCGGGCTACCCGATCCTCGACTGA
- a CDS encoding ABC transporter permease: protein MSTVTDSLVIARRNLIRMTRIPEMLLFGIIQPVMFVVLFTYVFGGSIKVGGNTNPDVYKNFLMAGIFAQTVTFATAGSGAGIADDMQKGLIDRFRSLPMARGAVLTGRTVADLVQTAITLLVLAIVALIVGWRPGTAEPTNIGKILAGFGLLLLLGYAFTWIGALIGLSVRTPEAATSGGIIWLFPVTFVSNAFVDSSQMTPWLRHIAEWNPFSATVQACRQLFGDPGLSRSSAWPMEYPVWASLIYSIVIVVVFRVLAIRKYRKAAS from the coding sequence GTGAGCACCGTGACCGACTCCCTGGTGATCGCGCGGCGGAACCTGATCCGCATGACCCGGATCCCCGAGATGCTGCTCTTCGGGATCATCCAGCCGGTGATGTTCGTGGTGCTGTTCACGTACGTCTTCGGCGGCTCCATCAAGGTCGGCGGCAACACCAACCCCGACGTCTACAAGAACTTCCTGATGGCCGGCATCTTCGCGCAGACCGTCACGTTCGCCACCGCCGGATCGGGCGCGGGCATCGCCGACGACATGCAGAAGGGGCTCATCGACCGCTTCCGCTCGCTGCCGATGGCCCGGGGCGCCGTCCTCACCGGCCGTACCGTGGCCGACCTCGTACAGACCGCCATCACCCTGCTCGTCCTCGCCATCGTCGCGCTGATCGTGGGCTGGCGTCCCGGCACGGCCGAACCCACCAACATCGGGAAGATCCTGGCCGGCTTCGGTCTGCTGCTTCTGCTGGGGTACGCCTTCACCTGGATCGGCGCGCTGATCGGTCTGTCCGTACGCACACCGGAGGCGGCGACCTCGGGCGGGATCATCTGGCTGTTCCCCGTGACGTTCGTCTCGAACGCCTTCGTGGACTCCAGCCAGATGACGCCCTGGCTGCGCCACATCGCCGAGTGGAACCCCTTCAGCGCGACGGTGCAGGCGTGCCGGCAGCTCTTCGGCGATCCCGGCCTGTCCCGGTCCAGCGCGTGGCCCATGGAGTACCCGGTGTGGGCGTCGCTGATCTACTCGATCGTGATCGTGGTCGTCTTCCGCGTCCTCGCGATCCGCAAGTACCGCAAGGCGGCCAGCTGA
- a CDS encoding DUF4307 domain-containing protein, producing the protein MTAVRPPVLPEGRYGRSSDERADRGLRIVGSVLGVGLLALVGWFGYDYVAGQSVSGELIKFKLVSDSEVEVHLEVRKDRDAAGTCTLRSRSEDGAEVGRKDVRFEGPQTRIDRVVTVRTTAGATSAELVGCTADGG; encoded by the coding sequence ATGACCGCGGTACGCCCACCGGTTCTTCCCGAGGGCCGCTACGGCCGCTCGTCGGACGAGCGCGCGGACCGCGGCCTCAGGATCGTCGGCTCGGTGCTCGGTGTCGGCCTGCTCGCGCTCGTGGGCTGGTTCGGGTACGACTATGTGGCTGGCCAGAGTGTCTCGGGCGAGCTCATCAAATTCAAGCTCGTCTCGGACTCCGAGGTCGAGGTGCATCTGGAGGTCCGCAAGGACCGCGACGCTGCCGGGACGTGCACACTCCGTTCCCGCTCGGAGGACGGCGCCGAGGTGGGTCGCAAGGACGTCCGTTTCGAGGGGCCGCAGACGCGGATCGACCGGGTCGTCACCGTCCGTACGACGGCGGGCGCGACGAGCGCGGAGCTGGTCGGCTGCACGGCCGACGGCGGCTGA
- a CDS encoding dienelactone hydrolase family protein, with amino-acid sequence MTTITTRTVEYPADGLTMIGHLALPAGADRRPAVLLGPEGPGLSDVERRRADALAERGYVALAFDIHGGRHLGDPAEMLARCMPLLADPDRMRGIGHAALDVLRAEPRTDPDRIAAVGYGTGGAIALELGRDGVNLRAIGTVNALTTGRPGETARIRCPVWAGVGSEDPIMPPAQRDAFTAEMQAAGVDWRLVVYGGALHAFHHPPVDHPTVPGVAYHPRHAQRAWHDVIDLLTECLPVTE; translated from the coding sequence GTGACGACGATCACCACGCGCACGGTCGAGTACCCGGCCGACGGCCTGACGATGATCGGGCACCTCGCGCTCCCGGCCGGCGCCGACCGCCGGCCCGCCGTGCTGCTCGGACCGGAGGGCCCGGGGCTCAGCGACGTCGAGCGCCGCCGGGCCGACGCGCTCGCCGAACGGGGATACGTGGCGCTGGCCTTCGACATCCACGGCGGGCGCCATCTGGGCGACCCGGCCGAGATGCTGGCCCGTTGCATGCCGCTGCTCGCCGACCCCGACCGGATGCGGGGCATCGGCCACGCGGCGCTCGACGTGCTGCGCGCCGAACCACGCACCGACCCCGACCGGATCGCCGCCGTCGGCTACGGCACCGGCGGCGCCATCGCTCTGGAACTCGGGCGCGACGGCGTCAACCTGCGGGCGATCGGCACAGTCAACGCACTGACCACGGGCCGACCGGGCGAGACGGCGCGCATCCGCTGCCCGGTATGGGCCGGGGTCGGGTCGGAAGACCCGATCATGCCGCCCGCTCAACGGGACGCGTTCACCGCCGAGATGCAGGCCGCGGGCGTCGACTGGCGCCTCGTGGTCTACGGCGGCGCCTTGCACGCCTTCCACCACCCGCCGGTCGACCACCCCACGGTCCCCGGTGTCGCCTACCACCCACGGCACGCGCAACGCGCCTGGCACGACGTCATCGACCTGCTCACCGAGTGCCTGCCCGTAACGGAGTGA
- a CDS encoding ATP-binding cassette domain-containing protein produces the protein MPGAIYAEALVKTFGDVRALDGVDLDVPEGTVLGLLGPNGAGKTTAVRVLTTLLEPDSGKAVVAGIDVLKHPNEVRRNIGLSGQFAAVDEYLTGRENLRMVGRLYQLGAREAKVRATQLLERFHLTDAADRTTKTYSGGMRRRLDLAAALVVSPPVMFMDEPTTGLDPRNRQQLWSIIEELVAGGTTLLLTTQYLEEADHLADDICVIDHGKVIARGTADELKARTGGERVEVVVHERDQITPTRDVLARLGKGEVMVADHTRKLTVPVTGGAKLLAEIIRELDARGVEIDDIGLRRPTLDDVFISLTGHAAEDARNAENAENADNADNDNDNADDAANAAPDKKDAGTSDEPGTTDPKENTK, from the coding sequence ATGCCAGGCGCCATCTACGCCGAAGCCCTGGTCAAGACGTTCGGCGACGTACGAGCACTGGACGGCGTCGACCTCGACGTCCCCGAAGGCACGGTCCTGGGCCTGCTCGGCCCCAACGGCGCGGGCAAGACCACCGCGGTCCGGGTGCTGACCACCCTCCTCGAACCCGACAGCGGAAAGGCCGTCGTCGCGGGCATCGACGTGCTCAAGCACCCCAACGAGGTGCGCAGGAACATCGGTCTCTCCGGCCAGTTCGCCGCGGTCGACGAATATCTGACGGGCCGTGAGAACCTCCGGATGGTCGGCCGGCTCTACCAGCTCGGTGCCCGCGAGGCGAAGGTCCGGGCCACCCAACTGCTCGAACGCTTCCATCTCACCGACGCCGCCGACCGCACCACCAAGACCTACTCGGGCGGCATGCGCAGACGCCTGGACCTCGCGGCGGCGCTCGTCGTCTCCCCGCCGGTGATGTTCATGGACGAGCCGACCACCGGCCTCGACCCGCGCAACCGTCAGCAACTCTGGTCCATCATCGAGGAGTTGGTCGCGGGCGGTACGACGCTGCTGCTCACCACCCAGTACCTCGAAGAGGCCGACCACCTCGCCGACGACATCTGCGTCATCGACCACGGCAAGGTGATCGCCCGGGGCACCGCCGACGAACTCAAGGCCCGTACCGGCGGCGAACGGGTCGAGGTCGTCGTCCACGAACGCGACCAGATCACCCCCACCCGCGACGTGCTGGCCCGCCTCGGAAAGGGCGAGGTGATGGTCGCCGACCACACCCGCAAGCTGACCGTCCCGGTCACCGGCGGGGCGAAGCTGCTCGCCGAGATCATCAGGGAACTCGACGCCCGGGGCGTCGAGATCGACGACATCGGACTGCGCCGCCCGACTCTCGACGACGTGTTCATCTCCCTCACCGGCCACGCCGCCGAGGACGCCAGGAACGCCGAGAACGCCGAGAACGCCGACAACGCCGACAACGACAACGACAACGCCGACGACGCGGCGAACGCGGCCCCGGACAAGAAGGACGCGGGCACCTCCGACGAGCCCGGCACCACGGACCCGAAGGAGAACACCAAGTGA
- a CDS encoding tetratricopeptide repeat protein yields the protein MRESHRAEAERLLTRAVEEEVRRSGGRIDGAVLLSRGRGAWDTIAGAAVEEYALYEAALAEAGASRRPLSERFGSGALGTPALVAGVAAASAVAADMAFGTGAGTALGTGVVVAVAGTATGVARVASSGRPAGRAGAAEQARHIEQLRLQWLSALEVRGIRPYLDQQQVLTRATRRTSKKSASGPKLRGSDRSAAARRRSVLEQSFGHLPRTEGPFAGRREAVGQIARWVHAARASTETKPTVVVLHGAPGSGRTTLAVRAADQLKDQFRGACVVDLRGGDTGEAPLSTRDALLHLLNRLGAPREQLLFRERSSPEQQVRRLSELYHQQLTGLPVTIVLDDASDAEQIRTLIPERSDSLVLVTARQPVELDPGTPAWVHHLPVEALDGAGCEELLRAVGDEPADAPYDAQSVDRVGELCGGLPLALRIAGSSLGTRTAQRLAADLEAYGPVAPAERALWLRYTDQGEQARGLLRRLALAGPASLGAAAAAALLGTDEREAERLLTVLSRAGLLDPVRSGRYRLHDVVRTFALARLLDEEDAAARTAAQERLIRNYSELADSVIRLVDGKTSTRADQFGGHGFASLDAALRWLDDESSFITDAVRHAEGVDQAAVLHLLGALCDYCLLRGDLYRLGEISELTQAVDQGLLARSVQWRTGIAARQLGELDKARTTLTSVVDLYREAQHDAGVARALCSLGITLHHQGNLVEASAKLREALELQAPAALGTDRAWTLHALAAVERDRANLNEATALLSTALVLHREGESLHGEAWTHFQLGQVCLRRGDVPRADAELGQALELYGRTRDGRGEAWALTQLARARLVEGEQDAAADQLRQALARHRENEDARGEAWTLYYLGQALEECGDAAQAVRELERARSMFSRMRDVYGLACARHHSGRVTRDQRAAQTGNLRNSGFARQLLMDARADFHRIGVAHGEGWTCLELAIIDAGNSKAASALALCDEAAGLFTSYGDRRGADWARFLRCTLLPYSSAGGVEVGSAVAEQELAELRAAGHPSRDGKLEECAATFAVMLERGVTLEDGWQAWRLGMVPSRHAREVMGVRVESAGA from the coding sequence ATGCGGGAAAGCCACCGGGCGGAGGCCGAGAGGCTGTTGACACGGGCGGTCGAGGAAGAGGTACGGCGCTCCGGCGGACGGATCGACGGCGCGGTCCTGCTGTCGCGCGGGCGGGGCGCGTGGGACACGATCGCGGGGGCCGCCGTTGAGGAGTACGCGCTGTACGAGGCGGCGCTGGCCGAGGCGGGGGCATCCCGGCGGCCGTTGTCGGAGCGGTTCGGCTCGGGCGCGCTGGGGACTCCCGCCCTGGTGGCGGGCGTCGCCGCCGCCTCGGCGGTCGCCGCGGACATGGCCTTCGGCACGGGCGCGGGTACGGCCCTGGGCACGGGCGTGGTGGTGGCGGTCGCCGGGACGGCGACGGGCGTCGCCCGGGTGGCGTCCTCGGGCCGCCCCGCCGGACGGGCCGGGGCCGCCGAACAGGCGCGCCACATCGAGCAGTTGAGACTTCAGTGGCTGTCGGCGCTGGAGGTACGGGGCATCCGCCCCTATCTGGACCAGCAGCAGGTCCTCACCCGGGCGACCCGGCGTACGAGCAAGAAGTCCGCCTCCGGGCCGAAGTTGCGCGGCTCCGACCGCAGTGCCGCCGCACGCAGGCGCAGCGTGCTCGAACAGTCCTTCGGTCATCTGCCGCGCACCGAAGGACCGTTCGCGGGACGGCGGGAAGCGGTCGGGCAGATCGCGCGCTGGGTGCACGCGGCCCGCGCGTCGACGGAGACGAAACCGACCGTCGTCGTGCTGCACGGCGCGCCCGGCTCGGGCCGCACCACCCTCGCGGTGCGGGCGGCGGACCAGTTGAAGGACCAGTTCCGCGGGGCGTGCGTGGTGGACCTGCGGGGCGGCGACACGGGCGAGGCGCCGCTGTCGACCAGGGACGCGCTGCTGCATCTGCTGAACCGGCTCGGCGCGCCCCGCGAGCAACTGCTGTTCCGTGAGCGGTCGTCGCCCGAGCAGCAGGTCCGGCGGCTGAGCGAGCTGTACCACCAGCAGCTGACCGGCCTGCCCGTGACGATCGTGCTGGACGACGCCTCGGACGCGGAGCAGATACGCACCCTGATCCCCGAACGCTCGGACAGCCTGGTGCTGGTGACGGCCCGTCAGCCCGTGGAGCTGGACCCCGGCACCCCGGCGTGGGTGCACCATCTGCCGGTGGAGGCGCTGGACGGCGCGGGCTGCGAGGAGTTGCTGCGGGCCGTCGGCGACGAGCCTGCGGACGCCCCGTACGACGCCCAGAGCGTGGACCGCGTCGGCGAGTTGTGCGGCGGGCTGCCGCTGGCGCTGCGGATCGCGGGCTCGTCGCTCGGCACCCGGACCGCGCAGCGGCTGGCCGCGGATCTGGAGGCGTACGGCCCGGTCGCCCCGGCCGAGCGCGCCCTGTGGCTGCGCTACACCGACCAGGGCGAGCAGGCGCGCGGGCTGCTGCGGCGGCTGGCGCTGGCGGGACCCGCCTCGCTCGGCGCGGCAGCCGCCGCCGCGCTGCTCGGCACGGACGAGCGGGAGGCCGAGCGGCTGCTGACGGTGCTCTCGCGCGCCGGGCTGCTCGATCCCGTACGGTCCGGGCGCTACCGGCTCCACGACGTCGTACGGACCTTCGCGCTCGCCCGGCTGCTGGACGAGGAGGACGCCGCCGCGCGTACGGCCGCCCAGGAGCGGCTCATCCGGAACTACTCGGAGCTGGCGGACTCGGTGATCCGGCTGGTCGACGGCAAGACGTCGACGCGCGCGGACCAGTTCGGCGGTCACGGTTTCGCCTCGCTGGACGCGGCGCTGCGCTGGCTGGACGACGAGTCGAGCTTCATCACCGACGCGGTGCGGCACGCCGAGGGCGTCGACCAGGCGGCCGTGCTGCATCTGCTGGGCGCGCTGTGCGACTACTGCCTGCTGCGCGGGGACCTCTACCGGCTCGGTGAGATCAGCGAGTTGACGCAGGCGGTGGACCAGGGGCTGCTGGCCCGGTCCGTGCAGTGGCGCACGGGCATCGCGGCCCGGCAGCTCGGCGAGCTGGACAAGGCCCGCACCACCCTGACGTCCGTGGTCGACCTGTACCGCGAGGCGCAGCACGACGCGGGTGTCGCCCGCGCGCTGTGCTCGCTGGGCATCACCCTGCACCACCAGGGCAATCTGGTCGAGGCGTCGGCGAAGCTGCGCGAGGCACTGGAACTCCAGGCCCCGGCCGCGCTCGGCACCGACCGCGCGTGGACGCTGCACGCGCTGGCGGCCGTCGAGCGCGACCGGGCGAATCTCAACGAGGCGACCGCGCTGCTGTCGACGGCGCTGGTGCTGCACCGGGAGGGCGAGTCGCTGCACGGCGAGGCGTGGACGCACTTCCAGCTGGGGCAGGTCTGCCTGCGCCGGGGCGATGTCCCGCGCGCCGACGCGGAGTTGGGCCAGGCGCTGGAGCTGTACGGCCGCACCCGTGACGGCCGGGGCGAGGCGTGGGCGCTGACGCAGCTGGCCCGCGCGCGGCTGGTGGAGGGTGAACAGGACGCGGCGGCCGACCAGTTGCGGCAGGCGCTGGCGCGGCACCGGGAGAACGAGGACGCGCGCGGCGAGGCGTGGACGCTGTACTACCTGGGCCAGGCGCTGGAGGAGTGCGGCGACGCGGCGCAGGCGGTGCGTGAACTGGAACGGGCGCGCTCGATGTTCTCGCGGATGCGGGACGTGTACGGGCTGGCGTGCGCCCGGCACCACTCGGGCCGGGTCACCCGTGACCAGCGGGCGGCGCAGACGGGCAATCTCCGCAACTCCGGTTTCGCCCGGCAGTTGCTGATGGACGCCCGTGCGGACTTCCACCGGATCGGGGTGGCGCACGGCGAGGGCTGGACCTGTCTGGAGCTGGCGATCATCGACGCGGGCAACAGCAAGGCGGCGTCGGCGCTGGCCCTGTGCGACGAGGCGGCCGGGCTGTTCACCTCGTACGGCGACCGCCGCGGCGCGGACTGGGCCCGCTTCCTGCGGTGCACGCTGCTGCCGTACAGCTCGGCGGGCGGCGTGGAGGTCGGCTCCGCGGTCGCGGAACAGGAACTCGCCGAACTGCGGGCCGCCGGGCACCCGTCGCGGGACGGGAAGCTGGAGGAGTGCGCGGCGACGTTCGCGGTGATGCTGGAGCGCGGGGTCACGCTGGAGGACGGCTGGCAGGCCTGGCGCCTGGGCATGGTCCCGAGCCGCCACGCGCGGGAGGTGATGGGGGTCCGGGTGGAATCGGCGGGGGCCTGA
- a CDS encoding cystathionine gamma-synthase: protein MSDQHSFETIAIHAGNTPDSLTGAVVPPIYQVSTYKQDGVGGLRGGYEYSRSANPTRSALEENLAALEGGRRGLAFASGLAAEDCLLRTLLSPGDHVVIPDDAYGGTFRLFAKVVSRWGVEWSVADTSDPVAVRAALRPRTKAIWVETPSNPLLGISDIQALADIARTAGAKLVVDNTFASPYLQQPLALGADVVVHSTTKYMGGHSDVVGGALVTSDDTLGDELAYHQNAMGAIAGPFDSWLVLRGVKTLAVRMDRHGENAARVAEMLVRHPKVTQVYYPGLPEHPGHEVAAKQMKSFGGMVSFRVAGGEQAAIEVCGRAKVFTLGESLGGVESLIEHPGRMTHASVAGSALEVPDDLVRLSVGIESGDDLLTDLQQALA, encoded by the coding sequence ATGAGCGACCAGCACAGCTTCGAGACCATCGCCATCCACGCGGGGAACACGCCTGATTCCCTCACCGGCGCGGTCGTACCCCCCATCTATCAGGTGTCCACGTACAAGCAGGACGGCGTGGGCGGACTGCGCGGCGGCTACGAGTACAGCCGCAGCGCCAACCCCACGCGCTCCGCCCTGGAGGAGAACCTGGCGGCCCTGGAGGGCGGCCGGCGTGGCCTCGCCTTCGCGTCGGGCCTCGCCGCCGAGGACTGCCTCCTCCGTACGCTGCTGTCCCCGGGCGACCACGTCGTGATCCCCGACGACGCGTACGGCGGCACCTTCCGGCTCTTCGCCAAGGTCGTCTCGCGCTGGGGCGTGGAGTGGTCGGTGGCCGACACCTCGGACCCGGTGGCGGTACGGGCGGCCCTGCGCCCCCGTACGAAGGCGATCTGGGTCGAGACCCCGTCCAACCCGCTCCTGGGCATCAGCGACATCCAGGCCCTCGCCGACATCGCCCGCACGGCCGGCGCGAAGCTCGTCGTGGACAACACCTTCGCGAGCCCCTACCTCCAGCAGCCGCTCGCCCTCGGCGCCGATGTCGTCGTGCACTCGACGACCAAGTACATGGGCGGTCACTCGGACGTCGTCGGCGGCGCGCTCGTCACCTCCGACGACACGCTGGGCGACGAACTCGCCTACCACCAGAACGCGATGGGCGCGATCGCAGGCCCCTTCGACTCGTGGCTGGTGCTGCGCGGTGTGAAGACCCTCGCCGTACGGATGGACCGGCACGGCGAGAACGCGGCGCGCGTCGCCGAGATGCTGGTGCGGCACCCGAAGGTCACCCAGGTGTACTACCCGGGCCTGCCCGAGCACCCCGGCCACGAGGTGGCCGCCAAGCAGATGAAGTCCTTCGGCGGCATGGTGTCCTTCCGGGTCGCCGGCGGCGAGCAGGCGGCGATCGAGGTCTGCGGCCGGGCGAAGGTCTTCACCCTGGGGGAGTCCCTCGGCGGGGTCGAGTCGCTGATCGAGCACCCCGGACGCATGACGCACGCCTCCGTGGCGGGGTCCGCGCTGGAGGTGCCGGACGACCTGGTGCGGCTGTCGGTCGGCATCGAGTCCGGCGACGACCTGCTGACGGATCTTCAGCAGGCCCTCGCGTAA
- the mca gene encoding mycothiol conjugate amidase Mca, producing MTDQLRLMAVHAHPDDESSKGAATMAKYVSEGVDVLVVTCTGGERGSILNPKLQGDAYIEANIHEVRRKEMDEAREILGIRQAWLGYVDSGLPEGDPLPPLPEGCFALEDVDEAAGRLVRMIREQRPQVVTTYDENGGYPHPDHIMTHKITMVAFEGAADAVKYPEAEFGPVWQPRKLYFNQGFNRPRTVALHEALLARGLESPYADWLKRWEEFGRAERTLTTHVPCADFYEIRDKALVAHATQIDPDGGWFRVPMDIQRDVWPTEEYELAKSLVDTSLPESDLFAGIRDNA from the coding sequence TTGACTGACCAGCTGCGTTTGATGGCCGTGCACGCCCACCCCGACGACGAGTCGAGCAAGGGCGCGGCCACCATGGCCAAGTACGTATCCGAGGGGGTGGACGTGCTGGTCGTGACCTGCACCGGAGGCGAGCGCGGCTCCATCCTCAACCCCAAGCTCCAGGGCGACGCCTACATCGAGGCGAACATCCACGAGGTGCGCCGGAAGGAGATGGACGAGGCCCGCGAGATCCTCGGCATCCGCCAGGCGTGGCTCGGTTACGTCGACTCCGGCCTGCCCGAGGGCGACCCGCTGCCGCCGCTGCCCGAGGGGTGCTTCGCGCTGGAGGACGTCGACGAGGCGGCCGGCCGGCTGGTCAGGATGATCCGCGAGCAGAGGCCGCAGGTCGTCACGACGTACGACGAGAACGGCGGCTACCCGCACCCCGACCACATCATGACCCACAAGATCACGATGGTGGCCTTCGAGGGGGCGGCCGACGCCGTGAAGTACCCCGAGGCCGAGTTCGGACCGGTGTGGCAGCCGCGGAAGCTCTACTTCAACCAGGGCTTCAACCGGCCCCGCACGGTCGCCCTGCACGAGGCCCTGCTGGCGCGCGGACTGGAGTCCCCGTACGCGGACTGGCTGAAGCGCTGGGAGGAGTTCGGGCGCGCGGAGCGGACGCTGACCACGCATGTGCCGTGCGCCGACTTCTACGAGATCCGCGACAAGGCGCTCGTCGCGCACGCCACGCAGATCGACCCCGACGGCGGCTGGTTCCGGGTCCCGATGGACATCCAGCGGGACGTCTGGCCGACGGAGGAGTACGAGCTGGCGAAGTCGCTCGTGGACACCTCCCTCCCCGAGAGCGACCTCTTCGCGGGCATCCGCGACAATGCCTGA
- a CDS encoding MarR family winged helix-turn-helix transcriptional regulator: MPGDVAALLDSLQHQVAVFARRAEQTRLGGVGQVRNSMDRAAYLLLNRLDSEGPMGVKALAAGMGIDSSTVTRQVAPLVDTGLVKRTSHPEDGRAVVLELSVRGMSRLEEVRSSRRELMSKVTEGWTEDERESFCTLLTRFNSALSARQSGPAPAEQAGQRTPVDAPSGTELPPAS, encoded by the coding sequence ATGCCGGGCGATGTCGCCGCACTGCTCGACTCCCTCCAGCACCAGGTGGCCGTCTTCGCCCGACGGGCGGAACAGACCCGCCTCGGCGGTGTCGGCCAGGTGCGCAACTCCATGGACCGCGCCGCCTATCTGTTGCTCAACCGGCTCGACTCGGAAGGGCCGATGGGCGTCAAGGCGCTCGCCGCGGGGATGGGCATCGACTCCTCCACCGTCACCCGCCAGGTCGCGCCGCTGGTCGACACCGGCCTGGTCAAGCGCACGTCGCACCCGGAGGACGGCCGTGCCGTCGTCCTGGAACTCTCCGTGCGCGGGATGAGCCGCCTCGAAGAAGTCCGTTCCTCGCGGCGGGAGTTGATGTCGAAGGTCACGGAGGGCTGGACGGAGGACGAGCGGGAGTCGTTCTGCACGCTCCTCACCCGGTTCAACTCCGCCCTGTCGGCACGGCAGTCGGGGCCCGCGCCGGCCGAACAGGCCGGACAGCGGACCCCGGTGGACGCCCCTTCCGGTACGGAGCTTCCACCGGCGTCCTGA